The Chthonomonas sp. genomic sequence GCCGTCATTTGTAGCGCGGCGAATAGCATCTTTCCCCAGTAGACTGCATGAGGGCGAGCCCACATGCGTAGCAGATCGCCTGTCCCCTGCTCTTCTTCGGCCACAAAGACCCTTGTGAGCGTGCCGACCCCCGCAAACAGCAGCGCCGCCCACAGCATTCCGGCTGCCGCTTCGGCCGTCAACTCACGTCCATAGAAGGCAAATGCGAGTGTGAAGACCGTCACCCCGCTCAGCATGAACGCAGTGTAGGTCGCGCTCTTGTTGCGCAGCTCCGATTGGAGCTCCTTGCGCAGGACTGCACCGATCTCAGATTTCCAGGCTGAGCTCATGAGTCGCAAACCTCCTTTCTAGCGGGTCGTTCGTAGCGATGACGAAGGCGGCTCGGTTGCGACGCGCATCGATCATCCGGGCGATCACATCGCGGCCGCGCTCATCCAGGCCAGCGCTCGGCTCATCGAGCAGTATCGCGGGTGGCTCCGCCTGGAACGCCAAGGCAAACTTGAGGCGTGCGCGCATGCCCGTCGAAAGGTGGCGACCCGCGACGCCAGCCGCATAACGAAGCTCGACTTCTTCAAGGAGTTCATCCACGCGAGGGTCACAGCCGCGTAACTTTGCTGCGAGTTCGAGGTGTTCGGCGACCGTCAGAACCGGATACACCGATTGGTCGAGGGCCGCATAGCCCAAGGACGTGCGGCGGTCTTCGCCGCGGTCACAGGTGCCTTCCGTGGCTGGGATCACACCAGCCATCACCTTAAGCAGAGTGCTCTTGCCGGAGCCGTTCGCACCCAGCACAACGAGAGTGTCACCGGGCTCCAACTCCAGATCCACATGCCTGAAGAGCCAACGTCGGCCGTACCTCTTGCCCAGACGCTCGCAGCGGATCACGCACGAAGGTTACCAGCATCGATAGGCTCTGTGAAGCGAATTGCCCCATGCGCTGATGACATGACTCAAACGATGACGATTTATGCGCAAATGCGGTGCGAAAAGCAGGTCCCAGGAACCTAAATGTCGAAACTATGAGTATGCGACGATCGCTGAGACGCGTAGGGATCTACGCCATCTTGCTTGCGGTTGCAAGCCTACCGCTATTTTTCGGATTTGCCAGAGCGCAGTCCATCACCACCCCACCCGAAGCGCACGCGCAGGCGTCCAAACCCGACGCAGAAACCCAGACCGAAATCGACGATTGTATGGGTTGCCATGCCTCTGACGCCGAGTCCGGACCTG encodes the following:
- a CDS encoding ABC transporter ATP-binding protein; this translates as MIRCERLGKRYGRRWLFRHVDLELEPGDTLVVLGANGSGKSTLLKVMAGVIPATEGTCDRGEDRRTSLGYAALDQSVYPVLTVAEHLELAAKLRGCDPRVDELLEEVELRYAAGVAGRHLSTGMRARLKFALAFQAEPPAILLDEPSAGLDERGRDVIARMIDARRNRAAFVIATNDPLERRFATHELSLEI